The Cryptococcus neoformans var. neoformans B-3501A chromosome 4, whole genome shotgun sequence genome has a window encoding:
- a CDS encoding hypothetical protein (Match to ESTs gb|CF193583.1|CF193583, gb|CF193582.1|CF193582): protein MPPQPPAPPVFYSFPDTEVLVDSLANFVVKAQRDAVDKRGKFTIALSRGSLAANLRGLVGQQNVQWDKWEVFFVDEAAVPLEDEDSNYRSNYLSFLSHVPIPREQIHTIDINQLDDLEELADQYEKQLVNHFAASNAARYPTFDLMLLGIGPDGETASLFPGHEILSEKDAWVSFIDDAPRGPARRITMTFPVLNHCYRAVFVATGKEKTEMLHTILDQPEAGLPCSRVRPASPGLVFWFADAAAASATQYPPTTFRWIDNEKEAQEAVDAAKRRAARKLAEADSEAEVLKKSV from the exons ATGCCCCCCCAGCCACCAGCCCCCCCCGTCTTCTACAGCTTCCCGGACACTGAAGTCCTCGTCG ACTCCCTCGCCAACTTCGTCGTCAAGGCCCAGCGGGATGCCGTCGATAAGCGCGGAAAATTCACCATCGCCCTCTCCCGTGGATCGCTTGCCGCCAATCTGAGGGGATTGGTCGGCCAGCAAAATGTACAGTGGGACAAGTG GGAGGTCTTCTTTGTCGACGAGGCCGCCGTGCCTCTTGAGGACGAAGATTCCAACTACCGCTCAAACTACCTCTCGTTCCTTTCCCATGTACCCATTCCTAGGGAGCAGATTCACACCATCGACATCAACCAGCTTGACGATCTCGAGGAGTTGGCAGACCAGTACGAGAAGCAGCTTGTGAACCATTTCGCCGCCTCAAACGCCGCGAGGTATCCTACCTTTGACCTGATGCTGTTGGGTATAGGCCCAGACGGTGAGACCGCGAGTCTATTCCCGGGGCATGAAATCCTCAGTGAGAAAGACGCATGGGTCAGCTTTATCGATGACGCGCCGCGAGGACCTGCAAGGAGAATCACTATGAC TTTCCCTGTCTTGAACCACTGCTATAGGGCTGTCTTTGTGGCGActggcaaggaaaagactGAGATGCTACATACCATTCTTGATCAGCCTGAAGCTGGACTTCCTTGCTCACGCGTCCGACCTGC CTCTCCCGGTCTCGTATTTTGGTTTGCTGATGCAGCAGCCGCATCTGCAACTCAGTACCCTCCGACCACTTTCCGATGGATCGACAACGAGAAGGAAGCCCAGGAGGCAGTTGATGCGGCAAAGCGCAGGGCTGCCAGAAAATTGGCAGAGGCCGACAGTGAGGCAGAAGTACTCAAGAAAAGTGTATAG